A genomic segment from Bradyrhizobium sp. CB1015 encodes:
- a CDS encoding GNAT family N-acetyltransferase, whose amino-acid sequence MTAVVIARITWTDANDIIGMNNASRDLHEPWIFPCKSQEEFDNWFGRLLTGPNVALVARVGSNGPIVGIIELTQIVWGLFRSAYTSFYSNAEMAGSGAMTEAGRLGIKYAFDDLKLHRLEANIQPNNNRSLAFVKRLGFEREGFSPQYLNIDGNWRDHERWTIISRPRIDREPNN is encoded by the coding sequence ATGACCGCTGTAGTTATCGCGCGCATCACATGGACGGATGCGAACGATATTATTGGAATGAACAACGCGAGCCGCGACCTTCACGAGCCGTGGATTTTCCCTTGTAAGAGCCAGGAGGAGTTTGACAATTGGTTTGGACGGCTACTGACCGGCCCGAATGTTGCGCTCGTAGCGAGAGTTGGATCGAATGGTCCGATCGTGGGGATTATCGAATTGACCCAGATCGTCTGGGGTCTATTCCGCAGTGCCTATACTTCGTTCTATTCGAATGCTGAGATGGCTGGGTCGGGAGCGATGACAGAAGCCGGCCGCCTTGGCATCAAGTATGCGTTTGACGACCTGAAATTGCATCGCCTCGAGGCCAACATCCAACCAAACAACAACAGATCACTTGCGTTTGTTAAGCGCTTGGGGTTCGAGCGAGAAGGGTTTTCACCCCAATATCTCAATATCGATGGCAATTGGCGCGATCACGAACGCTGGACGATCATCTCCCGCCCGCGCATCGATCGAGAGCCCAACAATTGA
- a CDS encoding gamma-glutamyltransferase, with protein MGILQKGGNAFDATVAGGFVLQVADFNQNSLGGEVVILANRTGTDTPKVICGHGLNLRGEKGEWHGRARRGAPFFYFFGQCRP; from the coding sequence ATGGGGATACTCCAAAAAGGTGGCAACGCATTTGATGCGACAGTCGCGGGCGGATTTGTTTTGCAAGTCGCGGACTTCAATCAGAATAGCTTGGGCGGTGAAGTTGTAATCCTCGCCAATCGGACCGGCACAGACACTCCGAAAGTCATTTGCGGTCATGGTCTGAATCTCCGAGGCGAGAAGGGAGAATGGCATGGGCGTGCCCGCCGGGGAGCCCCGTTCTTTTATTTTTTCGGGCAATGTCGCCCGTGA
- a CDS encoding phytanoyl-CoA dioxygenase family protein produces MHALSDDQIQRFIRDGFVRINGAFPRELADEARTILWRDTGCDPHDQATWTKPVIRLSGYKDAPFLKAERTPVLHAAFNQIVGEGRWRLGSLGFGGTFVVRFPHPEAPGDDGWHIDTSFALDGGDPNERRANVRSRGRALLMLFLFSDVGPRDAPTRIRVGSHIDMARFLAPAGEAGMSQAEMALDRVGAERPEVLATGEAGTVYLCHPFLVHAGQRHQGAAPRFMAQPPLHPAEPIRLERVDGNYSPVEIAIRQALQGDCWAH; encoded by the coding sequence ATGCACGCACTCAGCGATGATCAGATACAGCGATTCATTCGCGACGGATTCGTCCGCATCAACGGAGCGTTTCCGCGCGAGCTTGCCGACGAGGCCCGCACTATCCTGTGGCGCGACACGGGCTGCGATCCCCACGATCAGGCGACATGGACAAAACCGGTCATCCGGCTTTCCGGCTACAAGGACGCGCCCTTCCTGAAGGCGGAGCGCACGCCGGTGCTGCACGCCGCGTTCAATCAGATCGTCGGCGAGGGCCGCTGGCGCCTGGGCTCGCTGGGCTTCGGGGGCACGTTTGTCGTACGCTTCCCCCATCCGGAGGCGCCCGGAGACGACGGTTGGCATATCGACACAAGCTTTGCCCTCGATGGCGGCGACCCGAATGAGCGGCGCGCGAATGTGAGGTCGCGCGGCCGTGCCCTGTTGATGCTGTTCCTGTTCTCCGACGTTGGTCCCCGCGACGCCCCAACGCGGATAAGGGTGGGATCGCACATCGACATGGCGCGCTTCCTCGCGCCAGCAGGCGAGGCCGGGATGTCGCAAGCGGAAATGGCCCTCGACCGGGTGGGAGCCGAGCGGCCCGAGGTGCTGGCGACGGGTGAGGCCGGCACTGTCTACCTGTGCCATCCGTTCCTCGTGCACGCCGGGCAGCGCCACCAAGGGGCTGCGCCGCGGTTCATGGCCCAGCCGCCGCTGCATCCCGCCGAACCCATCCGGCTCGAGCGAGTGGACGGCAATTATTCACCGGTCGAAATCGCGATCCGGCAAGCGCTTCAGGGGGACTGCTGGGCGCACTGA
- a CDS encoding response regulator transcription factor, with protein sequence MTEQGETGEAITILLVEDDAPTCWRLQDALAKAGYEVRSAGTLGEARQALAASAPRVLLTDLRLPDGHGVELIREMRQRFPDTEIMVISALGDEESVISAITVGATGYLLKDAFPTDIATTVRELVAGHSPISASIARFIVRRTQGAAQNSVEPPPGPALNTARLTPREIDILWGIAKGFSYAEIASHLGLSKQTVPGHIKNIYRKLEVHTRSEAVFEAVQQGLIKL encoded by the coding sequence ATGACCGAACAGGGCGAGACGGGTGAAGCCATCACCATCCTCCTCGTCGAGGATGACGCGCCGACCTGCTGGCGGCTCCAGGATGCCCTGGCCAAGGCCGGTTACGAGGTGCGCAGCGCCGGTACGCTCGGCGAGGCGCGGCAGGCTCTCGCCGCCAGCGCGCCGCGCGTGCTGCTGACCGATCTGCGGCTGCCCGACGGCCACGGCGTCGAGCTGATCCGCGAGATGCGGCAGCGCTTTCCCGACACCGAAATCATGGTGATCTCCGCGCTCGGCGACGAGGAGAGCGTGATTTCCGCGATCACGGTCGGCGCCACCGGCTATCTGCTCAAGGATGCGTTCCCCACCGATATCGCCACCACCGTGCGCGAGCTGGTCGCCGGACATTCGCCGATTTCGGCCTCGATCGCGCGCTTCATCGTGCGCAGGACACAAGGGGCCGCACAGAATTCGGTGGAGCCGCCGCCCGGCCCCGCGCTCAACACGGCAAGGCTCACCCCGCGCGAGATCGACATTCTCTGGGGTATCGCCAAAGGCTTCAGCTATGCCGAGATTGCGAGCCATCTCGGCCTGTCCAAGCAGACCGTGCCCGGCCATATCAAGAACATCTATCGCAAGCTCGAGGTGCATACGCGCAGCGAGGCGGTGTTCGAAGCGGTGCAGCAGGGCCTGATCAAGCTGTGA
- a CDS encoding ATP-binding protein → MSEIAAKAPAKAPTRPQHRLIASRLVPYLLLQVLIVIVTILGIRLLQPSDPEDYAVSDFSAREDSLTRPVTLPHFTSSRYSLADPPFYTGTFTFRSGDAASGWSVYLPRFSNAVEVAVNGVVVLDSRRDANANRPDRNTPQIAAIPASLLREGANEITVRLFVWGPLKGFLDTVYVGPDIALRPAYETRTLLFVTLPVMFSAWQAILAVILAIMWLMRRHEPVYGVLAAAMVLGVVQAFVPPPAPPATVSRLTAVLLASAPIESALIVVFGVLFFGWRWPRYGTLLFVPGVLVFVVGLIGGPPLPRILFLVLGIPTVGLCLVLMACVTATAVVRRQDAASFTIGCAVTIVLVCWVQDMLTVLDIVSNDRIFVSRLSYSAMLVAIGAGLTWRFARALNQVDSFAGQLVTRVREAEERLKASFAREEERARAAALANERTRLMRDLHDGLGGQLVSIVALSERGSAGATITDAARAALKDLRLVIDSMDDIGGDLMLALGSWRERATAQLRPHDIALDWRVATPQGLPLHPELRPWHVIQIVRILDEAVTNAVKHAQARRIAVTIDTFDAGQGPYGVISVTDDGSGFALAGDGEAVGAGQTARGLRNMKNRAARCGAVLDLTSDASGTRVRLKLPQRFPDGDMAAG, encoded by the coding sequence GTGAGCGAGATCGCGGCCAAAGCACCTGCGAAGGCACCGACACGCCCGCAGCACCGGCTGATCGCCTCGCGCCTGGTACCCTATCTGCTGCTTCAGGTGCTGATCGTGATCGTCACGATCCTGGGGATTCGACTGCTGCAGCCGAGCGATCCCGAGGACTACGCGGTGAGCGATTTTTCGGCGCGGGAGGACAGTCTGACGCGCCCCGTGACGCTGCCGCATTTCACCTCGTCGCGCTACTCGCTGGCCGACCCGCCGTTCTACACCGGCACCTTCACGTTCCGGAGCGGCGATGCGGCCTCGGGCTGGTCGGTGTACCTGCCGCGCTTCAGCAACGCGGTGGAGGTCGCTGTCAACGGCGTCGTCGTGCTCGACTCCCGTCGCGACGCCAATGCCAACCGGCCCGACCGCAACACGCCGCAGATCGCGGCGATCCCCGCCTCGCTGCTGCGCGAGGGCGCCAACGAGATCACGGTGCGGCTGTTCGTGTGGGGACCGCTCAAGGGCTTTCTCGACACCGTCTATGTCGGGCCGGATATCGCCTTGCGCCCGGCCTATGAGACACGCACGCTGCTGTTCGTCACGCTGCCGGTGATGTTCTCCGCCTGGCAGGCGATCCTGGCCGTCATCCTCGCGATCATGTGGCTGATGCGGCGCCACGAACCGGTCTATGGCGTGCTGGCCGCCGCGATGGTGCTCGGTGTGGTGCAGGCATTCGTGCCGCCGCCGGCGCCGCCGGCCACGGTATCCCGGCTCACCGCGGTGCTGCTCGCGTCCGCACCGATCGAGAGCGCGCTGATCGTCGTGTTCGGCGTGCTGTTCTTCGGCTGGCGCTGGCCGCGCTACGGCACGCTGCTGTTCGTGCCCGGCGTCCTCGTGTTCGTGGTCGGGCTGATCGGGGGCCCGCCGCTGCCGCGCATCCTGTTCCTGGTGCTCGGCATCCCCACCGTCGGGCTCTGCCTGGTCCTGATGGCCTGCGTCACCGCAACCGCGGTGGTGCGACGGCAGGACGCGGCGAGCTTCACGATCGGCTGCGCGGTGACCATCGTGCTGGTCTGCTGGGTCCAGGACATGCTCACGGTGCTCGATATCGTGAGCAACGATCGCATCTTCGTCTCGCGCCTGTCCTATTCGGCGATGCTGGTCGCGATCGGCGCCGGGCTGACCTGGCGCTTTGCCCGCGCCTTGAACCAGGTCGACAGCTTTGCCGGCCAGCTGGTGACGCGCGTGCGCGAAGCCGAGGAGCGGCTGAAGGCGAGCTTTGCCCGCGAGGAGGAGCGCGCCCGCGCCGCCGCGCTCGCCAACGAGCGCACGCGCCTGATGCGAGACCTGCACGACGGTCTCGGCGGCCAGCTCGTGAGCATCGTCGCGCTGTCCGAGCGCGGCAGCGCCGGCGCGACCATCACGGACGCCGCCCGCGCGGCGCTGAAGGATCTGCGCCTCGTCATCGATTCCATGGACGACATCGGCGGCGACCTGATGCTCGCACTCGGCTCCTGGCGCGAGCGCGCCACGGCCCAATTGCGGCCGCACGACATCGCGCTCGACTGGCGCGTGGCGACGCCGCAGGGCCTGCCGCTGCATCCCGAGCTGAGGCCATGGCACGTCATCCAGATCGTGCGCATCCTCGACGAAGCCGTGACCAATGCAGTCAAGCACGCGCAGGCCCGCCGCATCGCGGTCACCATCGACACGTTCGACGCAGGCCAGGGGCCGTACGGCGTGATCAGCGTGACGGACGACGGAAGCGGCTTTGCGCTGGCCGGCGATGGCGAGGCCGTGGGCGCCGGCCAGACCGCGCGCGGCCTGCGCAACATGAAAAACCGCGCCGCGCGCTGCGGCGCGGTGCTCGACCTGACGTCTGATGCCTCCGGCACGCGCGTGCGGCTGAAATTGCCGCAGCGTTTTCCCGACGGCGACATGGCCGCGGGCTGA
- a CDS encoding GFA family protein → MKHVGNCFCGAVTVEVTGAPEAMGYCHCRSCRSWSGGPVNAFSLWKPEAVRITEGAQNVETFAKTPLSQRKFCKKCGGHLMTNHPPLGLVDVFTATIPTLAFTPGVHVNYAETVLPMRDGLPKLKDFPAEFGGSGEMMQE, encoded by the coding sequence ATGAAACATGTCGGAAACTGCTTCTGCGGCGCCGTCACGGTCGAGGTCACGGGCGCGCCGGAGGCGATGGGTTATTGCCATTGCCGCTCCTGCCGCTCGTGGTCGGGCGGTCCGGTCAACGCCTTCAGCCTGTGGAAGCCGGAAGCCGTGCGCATCACCGAAGGCGCTCAGAATGTCGAGACCTTCGCCAAGACGCCGCTCAGCCAGCGCAAATTTTGCAAGAAGTGCGGCGGCCATCTCATGACCAACCATCCGCCGCTCGGTCTGGTCGACGTCTTTACCGCCACCATCCCCACGCTCGCGTTCACACCCGGCGTCCACGTCAATTATGCCGAGACGGTGCTGCCGATGCGCGACGGCCTGCCCAAGCTGAAGGATTTTCCGGCCGAGTTCGGCGGCAGCGGCGAGATGATGCAGGAATAG
- the mddA gene encoding methanethiol S-methyltransferase — translation MTQLDHQVHSIGPEITGSRIFRFIAFLYGIAAYLVFFVTILYAIGFVMGVMVPKTIDTGAEAAVARAVIINLLLMSLFAVQHSVMARPQFKDWWTQFVPKSVERSTYVLFASLSLLLLFWQWRPLPSVIWSVENPDLAVTLVTLSFAGWVLVFTSTFIINHFELFGLHQVTNHLVGKEMASPRFKTPLLYKFVRHPIYLGFIVAFWAAPVMTAGHLLFAAVTTLYIFVGIALEESDLVDLFGDEYRQYKQRVSMLIPWRRSV, via the coding sequence ATGACCCAACTCGATCACCAGGTTCATTCCATCGGCCCGGAGATTACGGGCTCTCGCATTTTCAGGTTCATTGCCTTTCTGTACGGAATTGCGGCGTATCTCGTGTTTTTCGTCACCATTCTCTATGCGATCGGCTTCGTCATGGGGGTGATGGTGCCCAAGACCATCGACACCGGTGCCGAAGCGGCTGTCGCTCGCGCGGTCATCATCAATCTGCTGCTGATGTCGCTGTTCGCGGTTCAACACAGCGTGATGGCGCGCCCGCAATTCAAGGATTGGTGGACGCAGTTCGTCCCCAAGTCGGTCGAGCGAAGCACCTACGTGCTGTTCGCGAGCCTGTCACTGCTCCTCCTGTTCTGGCAGTGGCGTCCGCTGCCGTCGGTCATATGGAGTGTCGAGAATCCGGATCTTGCCGTGACACTGGTCACGTTGTCTTTCGCCGGCTGGGTGCTGGTGTTCACCTCGACCTTCATCATCAACCATTTCGAGCTGTTCGGCCTGCATCAGGTGACCAATCATCTCGTCGGCAAGGAGATGGCGTCGCCGCGCTTCAAGACGCCGCTGCTCTACAAGTTCGTCCGCCATCCGATCTATCTCGGCTTCATCGTCGCGTTCTGGGCGGCGCCGGTCATGACCGCGGGGCATCTGCTGTTCGCGGCCGTGACCACGCTCTACATCTTCGTCGGCATCGCGCTGGAGGAGAGCGATCTCGTCGATCTTTTCGGCGACGAGTACCGGCAGTACAAACAACGCGTCTCGATGCTTATTCCTTGGCGCCGGTCGGTATAG
- a CDS encoding winged helix-turn-helix domain-containing tetratricopeptide repeat protein, giving the protein MRFRFENNVLDGDLRELTCEGSVVPLQPQVFDLLFYLVTQRARVVSKGDLISQIWNDRIVSDSALNSRINAARKALGDDGTTQRLIKTIPRKGFRFVGEVREVAAAPAREEAKPTAPRAADRPAIAVLAFENMSGDPAQDYFGDGISEDILTALSKQRWFMVIARNSSFTYKGRAVHIRQIAEELGVRYIVEGSVRKADNRVRITAQLNDAVSGNHLWAERYDRELVDVFAVQDEITNAIAAAIEPQIHAAENFRSHRKPPASLDAWDLLMRALSHYWRVTRQDHEAAKALLARAIAIDPNYGQALSLLAVNDMFGVHLGWTELAAVAPSAEAAALKAVRCDHEDSWAHAALGSVCFSTRRLADALSEFEQALALNPNFSLAQGYYALALSYAGRSKDSFEAAQKAIRLSPRDPSLAIYHGIAAYARFTERHYGEAIALAREAIRHRGDLTGAYRVLAVSAGMTGDGALAEMALGELRRTQPGISLHWIATQLPWANERDRDHYLEGFRRAGLQ; this is encoded by the coding sequence GTGCGATTTCGCTTTGAAAACAACGTGCTGGACGGTGACCTTCGGGAGCTCACATGCGAGGGAAGTGTCGTTCCGTTGCAGCCGCAAGTGTTCGATCTGTTGTTTTATCTGGTCACGCAACGGGCGCGTGTGGTCAGCAAGGGTGACCTGATCAGCCAGATCTGGAACGACCGCATCGTCTCGGATTCCGCCCTGAACAGCCGGATCAACGCCGCACGCAAGGCGCTGGGCGACGACGGCACGACCCAGCGCCTGATCAAGACCATTCCGCGCAAGGGCTTTCGTTTCGTGGGGGAGGTCCGGGAAGTGGCAGCGGCGCCCGCACGGGAGGAAGCCAAGCCCACTGCCCCGCGCGCGGCGGACCGCCCGGCAATCGCGGTGCTCGCCTTCGAGAACATGAGCGGCGATCCCGCGCAGGACTATTTCGGCGACGGGATCAGCGAGGACATCCTCACCGCGCTGTCGAAGCAGCGCTGGTTCATGGTGATCGCCCGCAACTCCTCCTTCACCTATAAGGGGCGCGCGGTCCATATCAGGCAGATCGCCGAGGAGCTCGGTGTCCGCTACATCGTCGAAGGCAGCGTGCGCAAGGCGGACAACCGGGTGCGCATCACCGCGCAGCTCAATGACGCCGTGTCGGGCAATCATCTCTGGGCCGAGCGCTATGACCGCGAGCTGGTCGACGTCTTCGCCGTGCAGGACGAGATCACCAACGCGATCGCCGCGGCGATCGAGCCGCAGATCCACGCGGCCGAGAATTTCCGCAGCCATCGCAAGCCGCCTGCAAGCCTCGACGCCTGGGACCTCTTGATGCGCGCGCTATCGCATTATTGGCGCGTGACCCGCCAGGATCACGAGGCCGCGAAGGCGCTGCTCGCGCGCGCGATCGCGATCGATCCGAATTACGGCCAGGCGCTGTCGCTGTTGGCCGTGAACGACATGTTCGGCGTGCATCTTGGCTGGACCGAGCTGGCGGCGGTTGCGCCGTCCGCGGAAGCCGCCGCGCTCAAAGCGGTGCGCTGCGACCATGAGGATTCCTGGGCGCATGCCGCGCTCGGCAGCGTCTGCTTCTCGACCCGCAGGCTCGCAGACGCGCTGTCCGAGTTCGAGCAGGCGCTCGCGCTCAATCCGAATTTCTCGCTGGCGCAGGGCTATTACGCGCTGGCACTGTCCTATGCCGGGCGCTCGAAGGACTCGTTCGAGGCCGCGCAAAAGGCGATCCGGCTGTCGCCGCGCGATCCGTCACTGGCGATCTATCACGGCATCGCCGCCTATGCGCGCTTCACCGAACGGCACTATGGCGAGGCCATCGCGCTGGCGCGTGAGGCGATCCGGCACCGCGGCGACCTCACCGGCGCCTACCGCGTGCTCGCCGTCTCCGCCGGCATGACCGGCGACGGCGCGCTTGCGGAAATGGCACTCGGAGAGCTCCGCCGCACCCAACCGGGCATCTCGCTGCACTGGATCGCGACGCAACTGCCATGGGCCAATGAGCGAGATCGCGACCACTATCTGGAGGGATTCCGCCGGGCGGGGTTGCAGTGA
- the irr gene encoding Fur family transcriptional regulator Irr codes for MDIQATTIPADDDAGPDVDLAAEAGVQHCLLLLGNAGLRPTRQRLALGRLLFLGGHRHVTAESLYEEAMAANTYLSLATVYNTLNQFTEAGLLRRIAADGLKSFFDTDTSVHPHFYLEAEDKLVDVADGLAFTKMPEALPGHEIARLDVIVHLRRKRT; via the coding sequence ATGGACATTCAGGCCACGACTATCCCTGCCGATGACGATGCCGGACCCGATGTCGATCTCGCGGCAGAGGCCGGCGTGCAGCACTGCCTGCTATTGCTCGGCAATGCCGGCCTACGTCCGACCCGCCAGCGCCTGGCGCTGGGCCGATTGCTGTTCCTGGGCGGCCATCGTCACGTCACCGCCGAGAGTCTCTACGAAGAGGCGATGGCGGCCAATACGTATCTGTCGCTCGCGACCGTCTACAACACGCTGAACCAGTTCACCGAAGCGGGCCTCTTGCGCCGGATCGCGGCCGACGGCCTCAAATCGTTCTTCGATACCGACACGTCCGTGCATCCGCACTTCTATCTCGAAGCCGAGGATAAGCTGGTCGACGTTGCCGATGGCCTCGCCTTCACCAAAATGCCCGAGGCGCTTCCCGGCCACGAGATCGCGCGTCTCGACGTCATCGTCCATCTGCGCCGGAAGCGAACCTAG
- a CDS encoding ABC transporter substrate-binding protein: protein MPKRVLLGVLLACGLAAPALAQGPKAGGVINAVIQPEPPGLMLAMVQNGPVQMVSGNIFEGLLRYSPKLDPLPELAESWSVSEDAKTYTFKLKKGVTWHDGKPFTAADVLFSIEMLKQTHARARTNLAQVDKIETPDEHTVVFTLKQPFGPFLGIFEVGSMPMVPKHLYDGTDWKTNPYNNAPIGTGPFMFKEWQKGSFIRLVKNPNYHEKGKPHLDEIYWQIIPDAAARSVAYETGKVDVLPGGSVENFDVPRLSKLKDTCVTGAGWEFFSPLAWLWLNNRQGPLADKRVRQAIMYAIDRDFAKDVIWNGLGKVATGPSASTIKYYTDDVKKYPYDPAKAKALLKEAGYKGEKIRLLPLAYGETWQRWGEAVKQNLQDVGMTIETIATDVAGGNQKISDWDYDIAFTYLYQYGDPALGVGRNYISSNIAKGQVFNNVEGYSNPEIDKLFADGAVATPDSKRKEIYEKAQKILVEDVPVAWMLELQFPTIMRCKVKNLITTGIGVNDGFKDAWLDK, encoded by the coding sequence ATGCCAAAACGAGTGTTGCTTGGTGTCCTCCTCGCTTGCGGCCTTGCGGCCCCTGCGCTGGCGCAAGGGCCGAAGGCGGGGGGTGTGATCAATGCCGTGATCCAGCCCGAGCCGCCGGGCCTGATGCTTGCGATGGTCCAGAACGGCCCGGTCCAGATGGTCTCGGGCAACATCTTCGAAGGCCTCTTGCGCTACAGCCCCAAGCTCGACCCGCTGCCGGAGCTTGCCGAGAGCTGGAGCGTCAGCGAGGACGCCAAGACCTACACGTTCAAGCTGAAGAAGGGCGTGACCTGGCATGACGGCAAGCCCTTCACCGCCGCCGACGTGCTGTTCTCGATCGAGATGCTGAAACAGACCCATGCGCGCGCGCGCACCAATTTGGCGCAGGTCGACAAGATCGAGACGCCGGACGAGCATACGGTGGTCTTCACGCTGAAGCAGCCGTTCGGCCCGTTCCTCGGCATCTTCGAGGTCGGCTCGATGCCGATGGTGCCGAAGCATCTCTATGACGGCACCGACTGGAAGACCAACCCTTACAACAACGCACCCATCGGCACCGGGCCCTTCATGTTCAAGGAATGGCAGAAGGGCTCGTTCATTCGCCTGGTCAAGAACCCGAATTACCACGAGAAGGGCAAGCCCCATCTCGACGAGATCTATTGGCAGATCATCCCCGACGCCGCCGCGCGCTCGGTGGCGTACGAGACCGGCAAGGTCGACGTGCTGCCCGGCGGCTCGGTCGAGAATTTCGATGTGCCGCGGTTGTCCAAGTTGAAGGACACCTGCGTCACCGGCGCCGGCTGGGAGTTCTTCTCGCCGCTGGCCTGGCTGTGGCTCAACAACCGCCAGGGTCCGCTCGCCGACAAGCGGGTGCGGCAGGCGATCATGTATGCGATCGACCGCGACTTCGCCAAGGACGTGATCTGGAACGGGCTCGGCAAGGTCGCCACCGGCCCGTCGGCCTCGACCATCAAGTACTACACCGACGACGTGAAGAAGTATCCCTACGATCCTGCCAAGGCCAAGGCGCTGCTGAAGGAAGCCGGCTACAAGGGCGAGAAGATCCGCCTCTTACCGCTCGCCTATGGCGAGACCTGGCAGCGCTGGGGTGAAGCCGTGAAGCAGAACCTCCAGGACGTCGGCATGACCATCGAGACGATCGCCACCGACGTTGCCGGCGGCAACCAAAAGATCAGCGACTGGGATTACGACATCGCCTTCACCTATCTCTACCAGTACGGCGACCCCGCGCTCGGGGTAGGACGCAACTACATCTCCAGCAACATCGCCAAGGGCCAGGTCTTCAACAACGTCGAGGGCTATTCCAACCCTGAGATCGACAAGCTGTTCGCCGACGGCGCGGTTGCGACGCCGGACTCCAAGCGCAAGGAGATCTACGAGAAGGCACAGAAGATCCTGGTCGAGGACGTGCCGGTGGCCTGGATGCTCGAGCTGCAATTCCCGACCATCATGCGCTGCAAGGTCAAGAACCTGATCACCACGGGGATCGGGGTCAACGACGGCTTCAAGGACGCATGGCTCGACAAGTGA
- a CDS encoding ABC transporter permease, whose amino-acid sequence MLSFVAQRVLKGVIVLLAIVVLNFFLIRLAPGDPAIVMAGEAGASDQVFVKQLREKFGLDKPLPEQLFIYVKGVVSLDLGFSFRQQAPVAKLIGERLPATLLLTLTAFAISLMLGILCGTFAARFAGTFLDTGITVFALIFYAMPIFWVALMGILLFSVTFDWLPSFGYETVGANLTGLAHAVDVAKHLIMPAMTLGLFFMATYTRMTRASMLEVKRLDFVKTARAKGLTDAVIQRRHVLRNALLPVVTLAGVHSGTLIGGAVITETVFAWPGIGRLMYDALLQRDYNLLLGVFVICSAMVLIFNLITDLVYRLVDPRIEFAS is encoded by the coding sequence ATGCTCTCCTTCGTCGCCCAGCGTGTCCTCAAGGGCGTGATCGTCCTGCTCGCGATCGTCGTCCTCAATTTCTTCCTGATCCGCCTGGCGCCCGGCGATCCCGCGATCGTGATGGCGGGCGAAGCCGGGGCCAGCGACCAGGTCTTCGTCAAGCAGCTCCGGGAGAAGTTCGGCCTCGACAAGCCGCTGCCCGAGCAGCTCTTCATCTACGTCAAGGGCGTCGTCAGCCTCGACCTCGGCTTTTCCTTCCGCCAGCAGGCACCGGTCGCGAAGCTGATCGGCGAGCGGCTGCCGGCGACGCTGCTCCTGACCCTGACGGCGTTCGCTATCTCGCTGATGCTCGGCATCCTCTGCGGCACCTTCGCCGCGCGCTTTGCCGGAACCTTTCTCGACACCGGCATCACCGTATTCGCGCTGATCTTCTACGCCATGCCGATCTTCTGGGTGGCGCTGATGGGCATCCTCTTGTTCTCGGTCACGTTCGACTGGCTGCCTAGCTTCGGTTACGAGACGGTCGGCGCCAACCTCACCGGCCTTGCCCATGCCGTCGATGTCGCAAAGCACCTGATCATGCCGGCAATGACGCTCGGACTGTTCTTCATGGCGACCTACACCCGCATGACGCGCGCCTCGATGCTGGAGGTGAAGCGCCTCGACTTCGTCAAGACCGCGCGCGCCAAGGGCCTCACCGACGCCGTGATCCAGCGCCGCCACGTGCTGCGCAATGCGCTGCTGCCGGTGGTGACGCTCGCCGGCGTGCATTCCGGCACGCTGATCGGCGGCGCCGTCATCACCGAGACCGTGTTCGCCTGGCCCGGCATCGGACGGCTGATGTACGACGCCCTGCTGCAGCGGGACTACAATCTGCTGCTCGGCGTGTTCGTGATCTGCTCCGCCATGGTTCTCATCTTCAACCTCATCACCGACCTCGTCTATCGCCTGGTCGATCCGCGCATCGAATTCGCCTCATGA